From Candidatus Neomarinimicrobiota bacterium, the proteins below share one genomic window:
- a CDS encoding ABC transporter permease produces MSLHYHWSVQTLLNLHIALDAIRQNKLKSLLTSLGIIFGVASVIAMLAIGSGARQEILEQMSLLGVNNVIIRPVIEQEEGRVQDESDTQQTRNGEKEIKFSRGLTLEDAETIQSTVPHVDFVSPEIVLETTMIRSGYRRSGKLVGVHNEYFRTTDFEILEGTFFTENQQQQALPVCVVGYDIGVRFFPGENPIGKKIKCGKNWLTVVGVLKERRVSEESFEHLGLRNTNLDIYTPVKTVLLRYIDRSRISPQDIMAASRQRSRSQETNYHQIDRLVVRVDDSQYITTVSEIIARMLARRHYDVVDFEVIVPEQLLRQEQQTKRIFNIVLGAIASISLVVGGIGIMNIMLASVMERIKEIGVRQALGATRLDIMLQFLLEAITISVTGGIIGIFLGIFLSYLIEEITGITTVVSTISIVVSFVVSISVGLIFGSYPANQAARRDPIESLRYE; encoded by the coding sequence ATGAGTTTGCACTATCACTGGTCTGTTCAAACCCTTTTGAATTTGCATATTGCTTTAGATGCCATCCGGCAGAATAAGCTGAAATCCCTTTTAACTTCTTTGGGGATTATTTTTGGGGTGGCCAGTGTGATAGCCATGCTGGCGATTGGATCTGGCGCCAGACAGGAAATATTGGAACAGATGTCCCTGCTGGGTGTGAATAATGTCATTATCCGGCCTGTTATCGAACAGGAAGAAGGGCGTGTACAGGATGAGTCGGACACTCAACAGACCCGCAACGGCGAAAAAGAGATTAAATTCTCCCGGGGATTAACCCTGGAAGATGCCGAAACCATACAATCTACGGTTCCACATGTGGATTTTGTGAGTCCTGAAATTGTATTGGAAACTACCATGATCCGGTCGGGATACCGCCGTTCAGGAAAGCTGGTGGGCGTTCACAATGAATATTTCCGAACCACGGATTTTGAAATACTGGAGGGGACTTTTTTTACGGAGAATCAGCAGCAACAGGCTTTGCCAGTCTGTGTGGTCGGATATGACATCGGTGTCCGCTTTTTTCCGGGAGAAAATCCTATAGGAAAAAAAATAAAATGCGGAAAGAACTGGTTGACGGTTGTGGGTGTGTTGAAAGAGCGGAGAGTGTCTGAAGAATCTTTTGAGCATCTGGGATTGAGAAATACCAACCTGGATATTTATACCCCGGTGAAAACCGTTTTACTCCGCTATATTGACAGATCTCGGATTTCTCCTCAGGACATCATGGCTGCCTCACGGCAGAGAAGCCGATCCCAGGAGACAAATTATCACCAGATCGACCGGCTTGTGGTCCGGGTAGATGATTCACAATACATCACCACGGTTTCAGAAATTATCGCCCGCATGCTGGCCCGCCGGCATTATGATGTGGTGGATTTTGAGGTGATCGTTCCCGAACAATTGTTGCGGCAGGAACAACAGACCAAACGAATTTTTAATATAGTCCTGGGAGCTATTGCTTCCATCTCCCTGGTCGTGGGAGGCATCGGAATCATGAATATTATGCTGGCCTCGGTAATGGAGCGCATCAAGGAAATCGGTGTCCGCCAGGCCCTGGGTGCTACACGTCTGGATATCATGCTTCAGTTTCTTTTGGAAGCCATTACAATTTCGGTTACCGGGGGAATTATTGGAATCTTTTTGGGAATTTTTCTCAGCTATCTGATAGAAGAAATTACTGGTATAACCACGGTAGTTTCTACGATTTCCATTGTTGTCTCTTTTGTGGTTTCCATCTCGGTTGGACTCATTTTCGGTAGTTATCCTGCCAATCAGGCGGCCAGGAGGGATCCTATTGAATCCTTAAGATATGAATAG
- a CDS encoding efflux RND transporter periplasmic adaptor subunit, translated as MKRKNILLILFIVLVIVFLFYRFLTPEVESTEIIISPDTGPFRVTITTTGELKAKNSTEIRGPANSRRARIYEMKILKLVPEGTVVDSGDFVASLDRSELESKIKDAQLAIQKAESQYQQAKLDCTLTLANARNELINLEYALEERLLMKEQAKYEAPSVARQAEIDYDKAVRALEQAKENYKTKVKQAIAKMSEVDSDLRKNRNEYQEYLDLMKEFTIYAPEKGMVIYKRDWNGNKITEGSTVNAWDPTIATLPDLSVMQSITYVSEVDIQKVKTGMPVEVGLDADPSKKLTGVVTSIANIGEQQPNSDSKVFEVEIEINESDSTLRPAMTTSNTIIIASLDSALYIPLETYHAEDSLEFVYKKSVSGTVKQEVETGLKNENEIVVIRGLKPRDKIFLSIPENRDDLEIIYLSDSP; from the coding sequence ATGAAACGTAAAAACATTCTTCTGATTCTTTTTATTGTTCTCGTTATTGTCTTTCTTTTTTACCGCTTTCTGACACCTGAGGTAGAGAGTACGGAAATAATTATCTCTCCAGATACAGGTCCATTCCGTGTTACAATTACAACCACCGGAGAGCTGAAGGCAAAAAATTCCACAGAGATCCGAGGTCCTGCCAATTCCAGAAGAGCCAGGATTTATGAGATGAAAATCCTGAAATTGGTCCCGGAGGGGACAGTGGTGGATTCCGGTGATTTTGTGGCTAGTCTGGACAGATCCGAATTGGAGAGCAAGATCAAAGATGCCCAGCTGGCTATTCAAAAGGCTGAAAGTCAATATCAGCAGGCAAAGCTGGATTGTACACTGACATTGGCAAATGCCCGGAATGAACTGATCAATCTGGAGTATGCCCTGGAAGAACGGCTTTTAATGAAAGAACAGGCCAAATATGAAGCTCCGTCTGTTGCCCGGCAGGCTGAAATTGATTATGACAAAGCAGTCCGTGCCCTGGAACAGGCAAAAGAAAACTATAAAACCAAAGTCAAACAGGCGATTGCCAAAATGTCCGAAGTGGATTCAGACCTCCGGAAAAACCGGAATGAGTACCAGGAATATCTGGATCTGATGAAGGAGTTTACCATCTATGCTCCCGAAAAGGGGATGGTGATTTACAAAAGGGACTGGAACGGGAACAAGATCACGGAGGGTTCTACGGTGAATGCCTGGGATCCGACAATTGCCACCCTGCCGGATCTGAGTGTGATGCAGTCCATTACTTATGTCAGCGAAGTGGATATTCAAAAAGTGAAAACAGGGATGCCGGTGGAGGTTGGTTTGGATGCTGATCCATCCAAAAAATTGACGGGGGTGGTTACATCAATTGCCAATATCGGCGAACAGCAGCCTAATTCAGACTCCAAGGTCTTTGAAGTGGAGATCGAAATCAATGAATCCGATTCTACCCTTCGGCCGGCCATGACTACCAGTAACACCATCATCATTGCGTCCCTGGATTCTGCCCTCTATATCCCCCTGGAGACATACCATGCAGAAGATTCTCTGGAATTCGTGTATAAAAAGAGTGTCTCCGGTACAGTGAAACAGGAAGTGGAAACCGGCCTGAAAAATGAAAACGAAATAGTGGTTATTCGTGGATTAAAGCCCAGGGATAAAATCTTTTTATCGATTCCAGAAAATCGGGATGACCTTGAAATCATTTATCTATCGGATTCTCCATGA
- a CDS encoding nucleoside recognition domain-containing protein, whose amino-acid sequence MVLNVIWISFFVIAWLVGLGRLIFLGDTQIFPDLINSTFEMAKTGLEISLGLAGIMTLWLGLMKIAEKSGCIRLLARAVNPLFSRLFPGIPSGHPAYGSMLMNIAANILGLENAATPLGLKAMKQLQDLNTEKDTATDAMIMFLVMNTSGLMILPVAIMMYRAEMGAAAPADIFIPILISTFFSTFCGILAVAFRQKIRLLDGVLLAYLGGFLLFVVGMIAFFSTLTPEMINQISLIAGNLILFSVIIFFIGMGFRKKLNVYEVFIDGAKEGFSTAIVIIPYLIAILVAVGVFRTSGALEMLIDLLGRGFFALGLNTEFLPALPTALMRPLSGSGARGLMIEAMQHHGPDSFVGRLVCIMQGATDTTFYVIALYFGSVGVRKTRYAVSAGLTADFAGVIAAIFVAYLFFSP is encoded by the coding sequence ATGGTATTGAATGTTATCTGGATCTCCTTTTTTGTCATTGCCTGGCTTGTGGGACTGGGACGCCTGATTTTCCTGGGGGATACCCAGATTTTCCCCGATCTGATCAACAGCACTTTTGAGATGGCCAAGACAGGACTTGAGATCTCATTGGGGTTGGCCGGCATAATGACACTCTGGTTGGGACTCATGAAAATTGCGGAAAAATCCGGATGTATCCGGCTGCTTGCCCGGGCTGTTAATCCTCTCTTCAGCCGGCTTTTTCCCGGTATTCCTTCAGGACATCCTGCCTACGGTTCCATGTTAATGAATATTGCCGCCAATATACTGGGGTTGGAAAATGCAGCTACGCCTTTGGGGCTGAAAGCTATGAAGCAGCTTCAGGACCTGAATACGGAGAAAGATACGGCGACGGATGCCATGATTATGTTTTTGGTGATGAATACATCCGGACTTATGATTCTGCCGGTGGCTATCATGATGTACCGGGCTGAAATGGGTGCAGCTGCCCCGGCAGATATTTTTATTCCCATCCTCATTTCCACCTTCTTCTCTACCTTTTGCGGCATCCTGGCCGTGGCCTTCCGCCAAAAAATCCGACTTCTGGATGGAGTCCTTCTGGCGTATCTGGGTGGATTTCTCCTTTTTGTCGTTGGCATGATTGCCTTTTTTTCTACCTTAACCCCTGAAATGATTAACCAGATTTCCCTCATTGCCGGTAATCTGATCCTTTTTTCTGTGATTATTTTCTTTATCGGGATGGGTTTCCGGAAAAAACTGAATGTGTATGAAGTTTTTATTGACGGTGCCAAGGAAGGATTCAGCACGGCCATTGTCATTATTCCCTACCTCATCGCTATATTGGTTGCCGTCGGCGTCTTCCGGACTTCCGGAGCCCTGGAAATGCTGATTGATCTGTTGGGAAGGGGATTTTTTGCCTTGGGATTGAATACAGAATTTTTACCGGCTTTACCAACAGCCCTGATGCGGCCCCTCAGTGGAAGCGGTGCACGGGGACTCATGATTGAAGCCATGCAGCATCATGGCCCCGATAGTTTTGTGGGAAGACTGGTGTGTATTATGCAGGGTGCAACAGATACCACCTTTTATGTGATTGCCCTTTATTTTGGCTCAGTAGGTGTGCGGAAAACCCGCTATGCCGTATCAGCCGGACTCACCGCCGATTTTGCCGGTGTGATTGCTGCTATTTTTGTAGCTTATCTCTTTTTTAGCCCGTAA
- a CDS encoding FAD-binding and (Fe-S)-binding domain-containing protein, which yields MIQALDALKTSLKGDLFTDNATRIIYATDGSVYREKPLAVAWPKDEDDLKELIRFACLNSTSLIPRTAGTSLAGQVVGNGIVVDVSKYMTEILEINPEEKWVRVQPGVILDHLNLFLKDYGLFFGPETSTSSRCMMGGMVGNNSCGAHLPIYGSTREHTLAVKALLSDGSKVVFEPLSAEAFDAKTRLDSLEGRLYRYIRDMLENPDNRSHIRDNYPKPSIPRRNMGYALDILMEMQPFNAQGKPFNFSSLLAGSEGTLAFFTEITLDLVPLPPKETAVVCCHFEKLEEAFDANLIALKYKPGAVELMDRYIMNCTKDNISQRKNRFFLQGDPAALMMVEFRRDSRDELDTLTHAMEQEMRSAGYGYAFPVLYNEMTDRVWELRKAGLGLLSNIPGDTRSVTVIEDTAVDVEDLPAYMKAFDQILKKYGKESVYYAHIGSGELHLRPILNLKDRNEVEIFRSILMDVAQLVKKYRGSLSGEHGDGRLRGEMIPFMIGDYNYRLLRQLKYTWDPNNIFNPGKIVDTPLMNTHLRYEPGLPLREVETVFDFSQVQGFVRAAEKCNGSGDCRKTELSGGTMCPSYMATRDEHHVTRARANILREFLTYSPKDDPLDHEEIYEIMDLCLSCKACKSECPSGVDVAKLKAEFLQHYYDLHGAPFRSRLIANITKFHRLGSLFPGLTNFFFKTGVFRKPFMSMIGFSTKRTLPLLHTVTLTKWMRHYVRTLQNEKEKRRVYLYNDEFTNFQDTPVGIDAIRLLTRLGYDVKIPKHKESARASLSKGFLRKAKVLAEKNVTLLKNLISEESPLIGLEPSAILAFRDEYPELVGDELKADAQKLSDHALMIDEFLVREMDAGRINQDMFTTEEKHILLHGHCQQKAVASTAPTLRMLAFPENYKVSEIPSGCCGMAGSFGYEKEHYEVSMKVGELVLFPAVRKASPDTLIAAPGTSCRHQIRDGTGRIAYHPVEILYQALKK from the coding sequence GTGATTCAAGCACTGGATGCCCTGAAAACTTCGTTAAAAGGTGATTTGTTCACGGATAATGCCACGCGGATTATTTATGCAACAGATGGATCTGTTTACCGGGAAAAACCTTTGGCTGTGGCCTGGCCGAAAGATGAAGACGATTTGAAGGAATTGATTCGTTTTGCCTGTTTGAACAGCACATCGCTGATTCCCCGCACCGCCGGGACATCCCTGGCCGGACAGGTGGTCGGGAACGGGATTGTGGTGGATGTCTCCAAATACATGACGGAGATTCTTGAAATAAATCCCGAAGAAAAATGGGTCCGGGTCCAGCCGGGCGTCATCCTGGATCATTTAAATCTTTTTCTGAAAGATTACGGACTCTTTTTCGGGCCGGAAACCTCTACATCCAGCCGTTGTATGATGGGTGGCATGGTGGGAAACAATTCCTGCGGTGCCCATCTGCCCATATATGGCAGTACCCGTGAACATACCCTGGCGGTGAAAGCCCTGTTAAGTGACGGCTCAAAAGTCGTTTTTGAACCTCTCAGTGCCGAAGCCTTTGATGCCAAAACCCGCCTGGATTCCCTGGAAGGAAGGCTTTACCGGTATATCCGGGATATGCTTGAAAATCCTGATAACCGGTCTCATATCCGGGATAATTACCCCAAACCTTCCATTCCCCGGCGGAACATGGGCTATGCCCTGGATATTCTCATGGAGATGCAACCCTTTAACGCCCAGGGAAAACCCTTTAATTTTTCATCCCTTCTGGCAGGATCGGAAGGAACCCTGGCCTTTTTTACTGAAATCACCCTGGATTTAGTGCCCCTGCCTCCAAAAGAAACAGCCGTTGTCTGCTGCCATTTTGAAAAACTCGAAGAAGCCTTTGATGCCAATTTAATTGCCCTGAAATACAAACCCGGTGCCGTGGAACTCATGGACCGATACATCATGAATTGTACAAAAGACAACATCAGTCAGCGAAAAAATCGTTTTTTCCTCCAGGGAGATCCCGCCGCCCTGATGATGGTGGAATTCCGCCGGGATTCCCGGGATGAGCTTGACACATTGACACATGCCATGGAACAAGAGATGCGCTCCGCAGGGTATGGATATGCCTTTCCGGTTTTGTACAATGAGATGACAGACAGGGTATGGGAACTCAGGAAAGCCGGACTCGGACTCCTCTCCAATATCCCTGGAGATACCCGAAGTGTGACTGTGATTGAAGATACGGCTGTGGATGTGGAAGACCTGCCCGCCTACATGAAAGCTTTTGATCAGATCCTGAAAAAATATGGCAAGGAAAGTGTATATTATGCCCACATCGGCTCCGGAGAACTTCATCTGCGTCCCATCCTTAATTTAAAGGACCGGAATGAAGTGGAAATTTTCCGTTCCATTCTCATGGATGTGGCACAACTGGTAAAAAAGTACCGGGGGTCCCTGAGTGGGGAACATGGAGACGGCCGTCTGAGAGGCGAAATGATTCCATTTATGATTGGTGATTACAACTACCGGCTCCTTCGTCAGTTGAAATATACCTGGGATCCCAACAATATATTCAATCCCGGGAAAATTGTAGACACTCCCCTGATGAATACCCACCTGCGATATGAACCGGGATTACCCCTCCGGGAAGTTGAAACTGTCTTTGATTTTTCACAGGTCCAGGGATTTGTCCGGGCTGCGGAAAAATGCAACGGTTCCGGCGATTGCCGAAAAACAGAACTGTCGGGCGGAACCATGTGTCCCAGCTACATGGCAACCCGGGATGAACATCACGTAACCCGGGCACGGGCCAATATCCTCCGTGAATTTTTAACCTATTCACCTAAGGATGATCCTCTGGACCATGAAGAAATTTACGAAATCATGGATCTCTGCCTGAGTTGTAAGGCGTGTAAATCCGAGTGCCCATCCGGTGTAGATGTGGCTAAACTGAAAGCCGAGTTTCTCCAGCATTATTATGACCTCCATGGAGCACCCTTTCGGTCCAGATTAATAGCCAATATTACAAAATTCCACCGGTTGGGATCTCTCTTTCCCGGATTGACAAATTTCTTTTTTAAAACGGGTGTTTTCCGGAAACCTTTCATGTCTATGATTGGATTTTCGACCAAACGGACTCTTCCCTTGCTCCATACCGTAACCCTGACAAAATGGATGCGCCATTATGTCCGGACACTTCAAAATGAGAAGGAGAAAAGGCGGGTTTACCTGTATAATGATGAATTTACTAATTTTCAGGATACTCCTGTGGGCATTGACGCAATCCGCCTTCTGACCCGCCTGGGATATGACGTAAAAATTCCCAAGCATAAAGAAAGTGCCCGGGCAAGTCTCTCCAAAGGATTTTTAAGGAAAGCGAAAGTCCTGGCTGAAAAAAATGTTACTCTGTTGAAAAACCTGATTTCGGAAGAATCCCCCCTGATTGGACTCGAACCGTCGGCGATTCTGGCATTCAGGGATGAATATCCGGAACTGGTGGGTGATGAGCTTAAAGCAGATGCCCAAAAACTGTCAGATCATGCCCTCATGATTGATGAATTTCTGGTCCGGGAAATGGATGCGGGCCGGATCAACCAGGACATGTTTACAACCGAAGAAAAACATATTCTCCTCCATGGCCATTGTCAGCAAAAGGCCGTGGCATCTACGGCTCCAACGTTGAGGATGCTCGCTTTTCCCGAAAATTACAAGGTGAGTGAGATTCCCAGTGGATGTTGCGGGATGGCCGGATCATTTGGATATGAAAAAGAACATTATGAGGTATCCATGAAAGTGGGAGAACTTGTTCTTTTTCCTGCTGTCCGTAAGGCAAGCCCCGATACTCTTATTGCGGCTCCGGGAACCAGTTGCCGGCATCAGATTCGCGACGGAACCGGCCGGATTGCTTACCACCCCGTTGAAATACTCTATCAGGCTCTTAAGAAATAG
- the tadA gene encoding tRNA adenosine(34) deaminase TadA, whose translation MTETIKPFSHLYWMRFAYQEAEKAFELGEVPVGAVIVLNHHIIGRGHNMCETLQDATAHAEILAITAASDNLKSWRLEKATLYVTLEPCPMCAGAMVNARVQTVVYGLEDPNAGACDSLYHLCEDPRLNHRLRVHNGYMRDQIKDLMEMFFQRLRDK comes from the coding sequence ATGACAGAGACAATCAAACCCTTTTCGCATCTCTATTGGATGCGATTTGCGTACCAGGAAGCAGAAAAAGCATTTGAATTGGGGGAAGTCCCCGTTGGGGCGGTGATTGTGCTGAATCATCACATTATCGGCCGGGGACACAATATGTGTGAGACCCTGCAGGATGCAACGGCCCATGCAGAAATTCTGGCCATTACAGCCGCATCAGATAATTTGAAATCCTGGCGCCTGGAAAAGGCAACACTCTATGTAACCCTTGAACCGTGTCCTATGTGTGCCGGCGCCATGGTCAATGCTCGGGTTCAAACGGTTGTTTACGGATTGGAAGATCCCAATGCCGGTGCCTGTGATTCCCTCTATCACCTCTGTGAAGATCCCCGCCTGAACCACAGGCTCCGCGTTCATAACGGCTATATGAGAGATCAGATAAAAGATCTGATGGAAATGTTTTTTCAACGGTTGAGAGATAAATAG
- the gntC gene encoding guanitoxin biosynthesis PLP-dependent (S)-gamma-hydroxy-L-arginine cyclodehydratase GntC, protein MIGKEKIRQLSRQSFYGQWTITHKISRDVINFAMSEPHFPMPANIRNAAQEIVLSEDLSYTDTAGLPPLRELIAQAYKLPDKGYGVSVTGGASEALFSGVMALSEPGDEILIPVVGNPSYEVVVSLAECTPVRYPIQIDKRIPVLPERICSLFTDKTRMIILNTPMDPTGQVVDKIVLENIADICLEKGILCMIDESYREITYESKAFSLSGYNPNVITFTSISKLFAMTGWRLGWIIGSEELMEPVNFLRNYSTTCAPAISQRVAIRILEGVGSEHRDKILSILANRKKLMRDLLTQHEFYAATTPLGGYFLFLNYQEYCKKTISSIDFSNLLLEKYKVAVVPGIYFGEEGEGHIRIAFATDEKSIQEGFARIRQCLTDLNKKN, encoded by the coding sequence ATGATCGGTAAAGAGAAAATCCGTCAGTTATCCAGGCAATCCTTTTACGGACAGTGGACCATTACCCACAAAATTTCCAGGGATGTCATCAATTTTGCCATGTCCGAGCCCCATTTCCCCATGCCGGCCAATATCCGGAATGCAGCCCAGGAAATTGTCCTGTCGGAAGATTTGTCCTATACAGATACGGCCGGATTACCCCCACTTCGGGAGCTGATCGCCCAGGCCTATAAACTACCGGACAAAGGTTATGGTGTTTCGGTGACCGGTGGTGCCTCTGAAGCCCTTTTTTCCGGTGTGATGGCCTTGAGTGAACCAGGTGATGAAATTCTGATACCCGTCGTGGGGAATCCCAGTTATGAAGTGGTTGTGAGCCTGGCAGAATGTACCCCCGTCCGTTACCCCATTCAAATTGATAAACGGATCCCGGTCCTCCCGGAACGTATATGCAGCCTTTTTACCGATAAAACCCGTATGATTATTTTGAACACCCCCATGGATCCTACTGGTCAGGTGGTTGATAAGATTGTTCTGGAAAATATCGCTGATATTTGTCTTGAAAAAGGGATCCTGTGTATGATTGATGAATCGTACCGGGAAATTACCTACGAAAGCAAGGCCTTTTCGTTGTCCGGATATAATCCCAATGTCATCACTTTTACCAGTATCTCCAAACTTTTTGCCATGACCGGCTGGCGTCTGGGATGGATCATCGGCTCGGAAGAGTTGATGGAACCGGTAAATTTTTTAAGAAATTATTCCACAACCTGTGCACCAGCCATCAGTCAGCGTGTGGCTATCCGCATTCTGGAAGGTGTTGGCAGTGAACACCGGGATAAAATCCTTTCCATTCTGGCCAACCGGAAAAAACTGATGCGTGATCTGTTGACCCAGCATGAATTTTATGCCGCTACAACACCTTTGGGTGGATATTTCCTATTCCTCAATTACCAGGAGTATTGCAAAAAAACGATCAGCAGTATAGATTTTTCAAATCTTTTGCTTGAAAAGTACAAAGTAGCTGTCGTGCCGGGAATTTATTTCGGAGAAGAAGGGGAGGGGCATATCCGTATCGCTTTTGCCACGGATGAAAAATCTATTCAGGAAGGATTTGCAAGGATTCGCCAGTGTCTGACTGACTTGAATAAAAAGAATTGA
- a CDS encoding nucleoside kinase: MLIRYRSQAFNRELKNSIKGIDLVQNILPDSMDHILIMSVDGSPQSLNSTILPEARVVDFFDIHSAAGANAMAISATAIMLCAAESLFPDVTIAVEHSYSRGFFCKPLSTELLPDDYILKISSKMSSIIDMDIEMEERTMSISEIQEIPLGRFKILKKAPFESVQVYDICGFPHWFLSPLIPRTSYLNHYRLQSYADGFVLQFPNSMYPNSLPPFLESPKLFSIFQESEHRGQLLGIKFTDHLNERIEKGDFVDAIHLYEALHEKKIAQIADAITFKHDHVRFIFVAGPSSSGKTTFMKRLSIQLRINGLHVKNISLDDYYIDRDKIMPDENGNIDFEHLNMIDHALLNENLNDLMLGKKVVLPHFNFHTGRRELAKTFTTLGPEDVLIIEGIHGLNPELTKDLDPESVFKIYISALTQLNFNVYNRISTADTRLLRRMLRDYQFRSYSVENTLKRWPLVRMGEERWIFPYQEHADMMFNSALEYEWAVFRERLLPLLDKIPVESEVKAEAVRISRYLQLFLPLPPDDIPPTSILREFIGGSSLHK, translated from the coding sequence ATGCTCATTCGCTATCGTTCCCAGGCCTTTAATCGTGAGCTGAAAAATTCCATCAAAGGAATAGATCTGGTTCAGAATATTTTACCGGACAGTATGGATCACATTCTGATTATGTCAGTAGATGGATCTCCTCAAAGTTTGAATTCCACCATCCTTCCGGAAGCCCGGGTTGTGGATTTTTTTGATATACATAGCGCTGCCGGAGCCAATGCCATGGCCATCAGTGCCACGGCTATCATGCTCTGTGCTGCCGAAAGCCTGTTTCCTGATGTGACCATTGCCGTGGAACATTCCTACAGCCGTGGGTTTTTCTGCAAACCCCTCTCCACGGAATTGCTGCCCGATGATTATATTCTGAAAATATCCTCAAAAATGTCCTCGATTATCGACATGGATATCGAAATGGAAGAACGGACAATGTCTATAAGTGAAATTCAGGAAATCCCTCTGGGACGTTTTAAAATCCTGAAAAAAGCACCCTTCGAATCCGTTCAGGTCTATGATATCTGTGGGTTTCCCCACTGGTTTCTTTCTCCCCTGATTCCCCGGACCAGCTATTTGAATCATTACCGGCTTCAAAGTTATGCAGACGGATTTGTTCTCCAGTTTCCCAACAGCATGTATCCCAATTCACTGCCGCCCTTTCTTGAATCCCCCAAACTCTTTTCCATCTTTCAGGAAAGTGAACATAGGGGACAGTTGCTGGGTATTAAATTCACCGATCATCTGAATGAACGGATTGAAAAGGGAGATTTCGTGGATGCCATCCACCTGTATGAAGCACTCCATGAAAAGAAAATCGCTCAGATTGCCGATGCCATCACCTTTAAGCATGACCACGTACGGTTCATTTTTGTCGCCGGTCCTTCTTCCTCCGGGAAAACCACTTTTATGAAACGTCTTTCCATTCAGCTCCGGATCAATGGTCTCCATGTAAAAAACATATCTCTGGATGATTACTATATTGACAGGGATAAAATTATGCCCGATGAAAATGGGAATATCGATTTTGAACATCTCAACATGATCGACCATGCCCTGTTGAATGAAAACCTGAATGATCTCATGCTGGGGAAAAAGGTCGTGTTGCCCCATTTTAATTTTCATACTGGCAGGCGGGAGTTGGCCAAAACGTTTACAACCCTGGGACCGGAGGATGTGCTGATTATTGAAGGAATTCACGGACTGAACCCCGAATTGACAAAGGATCTGGACCCGGAGAGTGTTTTTAAAATTTACATCAGTGCTTTGACCCAGCTCAATTTCAATGTGTATAACCGTATCAGTACGGCGGATACCCGCTTGTTAAGGCGGATGCTCCGGGATTATCAGTTCCGGTCCTATTCTGTGGAAAACACCCTGAAGCGCTGGCCCCTGGTCCGAATGGGGGAAGAACGGTGGATTTTTCCCTATCAGGAGCATGCGGATATGATGTTCAACAGTGCCCTGGAGTATGAGTGGGCTGTCTTCAGGGAAAGACTCTTACCGCTTCTGGATAAAATCCCGGTAGAATCGGAAGTCAAAGCGGAAGCTGTCCGCATCAGCAGATATCTTCAGCTCTTTTTACCTTTGCCACCGGATGATATTCCACCCACATCTATCCTCCGGGAATTTATTGGTGGAAGTTCTCTCCATAAATGA